A single uncultured Methanobacterium sp. DNA region contains:
- a CDS encoding invasin domain 3-containing protein has product MYGFAGILKVYVQNFGTVDAFCIDIFTPIDDTDDLLVNGPLPGTAGDLSSEVDWGKVNYLLKTYYSSSMSSNEAAALQCAIWYFTSAPYGTYSAGKTKWQYLTYTSSINRNRYDGMTQSGSNSVVTRAWQMINAATSIDYPYQITLEPETTRVANGGTVTLTATVRDQNGDVMSGVTVNFSTDKGSITTSGTTNSNGQVTATLSGVPSNSTATVLAGVSGKYGNLLYDNPNDPAQNLVVPNLLAYTIRDYSYINFDATANVTLTQTVNGVTGSTPQVNVGDPVTYVVTATNTGPSTATGILISDIIPSGLSNVTVTASNGNIYYDSTNGIWTIASLSNGSSVTLTISGYASSAMAGQTTTNTANRTAQDQYNGKATSTSASVYTRKTDLVLSQTVNGQSTGSITGNVGDNITYIVTVKNNGPDTATNINIKDVLPGLTGATITPSVGTYNSTTGIWTIPTLASGVNATLTIKGLIGSSMAGLNTTNVANVTSQTEYDPTIAGSTSIPVYTKLANVTITQTINNGSSATANVGDTITYVITAANSGLDAATGLQIADLLPSGLSNINYNINGVGTYNSTTGLWNIGTLTKGTTTILTITGKITTALAGLTTTNYANRTAQNEYNPSTNTTNTTLYTNQANVGLTQTVNGGSSATVNVGDTVTILVTATNNGPNSASNINISELLPAGFTPDSITAGTGSSYSGGVWAISSMANGANTTLTITGKATAAMAGVTVNNTVNRTSQTEYNGLPSSNTATIYTKLSDPILTQTVNNQDTGSVTVNVGDTVKYVVNAYCSGPDNATKINIKDVVPAGLTDVTVTPSVGTYNSTTGIWTIDFLEVHTSATLTIIGKAGISIAGTNITNNALEINQTEYNPTPGNSTSIPVYTKLADVALTQTGGYQSDSVTFIVTATNNGPDSATNINIKDMIPSGLTCVTVTPSVGTYNSTTGIWTIPELLSGTFATLNITGTATPTTTVTNTANKTKQTEYDPKTLENTTLSVYIPSVKMILYLYPAYYDTKAGTYQTKSDTGNSLVYCIDLRNNGIDDATGVIVKFVLGDGYEFIDCNMESMNSQGINSFSYDNSTRTITWNIGYMPAKGMSYLKVFLNVIGSTTTSNLTVNASISGVKQYDVYDTRKSANYTITTPTSADIQVEQTQETKTDTENNTHVTYTITVTNNGPDNATGVQITDILSTKLINITYAISYDNGQTWTESDKAYNSTNGIWNIGNLTNNNKVILKITALVNGTGTIKNTATRTAINEKDYNYDNNAQTCILTVSGQYDPSVKMILYLYPSYYDTKAGTYQTKSDTGNSLVYCIDLRNNGIDDATGVIVKFVLGDGYEFIDCNMESMNSQGINSFSYDNSTRTITWNIGYMPAKGMSYLKVFLNVIGSTTTSNLTVNASISGVKQYDVYDTRKSANYTITTPTSADIQVEQTQETKTDTENNTHVTYTITVTNNGPDNATGVQITDILSTKLINITYAISYDNGQTWTESDKAYNSTNGIWNIGNLTNNNKVILKITALVNGTGVITNTATRTAINEKDYNYNNNAQTCIMTIS; this is encoded by the coding sequence ATGTACGGTTTTGCAGGAATACTAAAAGTATATGTGCAAAACTTTGGAACTGTAGATGCATTCTGTATAGATATCTTCACACCCATAGATGATACTGATGATCTCCTTGTTAATGGACCTTTACCTGGTACAGCTGGAGACTTATCAAGTGAAGTGGATTGGGGTAAAGTTAATTATTTACTCAAAACTTATTACTCAAGTTCAATGAGCAGTAACGAAGCTGCAGCATTACAATGTGCAATCTGGTACTTCACATCAGCTCCGTATGGAACATACTCTGCCGGTAAAACCAAATGGCAATATTTGACCTACACTTCCAGTATAAATCGCAACAGATATGATGGAATGACTCAGAGTGGGAGTAACAGTGTAGTAACTCGAGCCTGGCAGATGATAAACGCAGCAACATCCATAGATTACCCTTACCAGATCACACTAGAACCAGAAACAACCAGAGTGGCCAATGGAGGAACTGTTACCTTAACTGCCACAGTTCGTGACCAAAATGGTGATGTAATGTCTGGTGTAACTGTCAATTTCTCCACTGATAAAGGATCAATAACCACTTCTGGAACCACCAATTCAAATGGACAGGTAACTGCAACCTTATCTGGAGTTCCCAGTAACAGTACCGCCACAGTTTTAGCAGGAGTAAGTGGGAAATACGGAAACCTGCTATACGATAACCCAAATGACCCTGCACAGAACCTGGTAGTACCTAACCTTTTAGCTTACACCATCAGGGATTACTCATACATTAACTTCGATGCAACTGCCAATGTAACACTCACCCAGACAGTAAATGGTGTTACTGGTTCAACACCACAGGTGAATGTAGGAGATCCTGTGACTTATGTTGTCACTGCCACCAATACTGGACCATCTACGGCAACAGGAATATTAATAAGTGATATAATCCCCTCAGGATTAAGTAACGTTACTGTTACAGCTTCAAACGGTAACATATATTATGATTCAACCAATGGAATATGGACCATAGCATCATTATCCAATGGTTCCAGTGTCACTTTAACCATAAGTGGATATGCTAGCAGTGCAATGGCTGGACAAACCACCACTAACACTGCTAACAGAACTGCACAGGACCAGTACAATGGTAAAGCCACCAGTACTTCAGCATCAGTTTACACCAGAAAAACAGATCTCGTATTATCACAGACTGTTAATGGTCAATCAACTGGTAGTATAACCGGAAATGTTGGTGATAACATCACTTACATAGTGACTGTTAAAAACAACGGACCAGACACAGCAACCAACATCAACATCAAAGATGTTCTACCGGGACTTACAGGAGCCACAATAACACCCAGCGTGGGAACCTACAACAGCACCACTGGAATATGGACCATACCCACACTTGCCAGTGGAGTAAACGCAACCCTAACCATAAAAGGATTAATTGGATCCAGTATGGCTGGACTAAACACCACCAACGTGGCCAACGTAACCAGCCAAACTGAATACGACCCAACAATAGCTGGAAGCACAAGTATACCAGTGTACACCAAACTGGCCAACGTAACCATAACCCAAACCATAAACAATGGCAGCAGCGCAACAGCCAACGTAGGAGACACAATAACCTACGTAATAACCGCAGCGAACAGTGGTCTGGATGCAGCCACAGGATTACAAATAGCTGATTTACTACCAAGCGGATTGAGTAACATAAACTACAATATAAATGGAGTAGGAACTTACAACTCCACCACTGGACTGTGGAATATAGGAACTTTAACCAAAGGCACAACCACCATCCTAACCATAACCGGAAAAATCACCACAGCCCTGGCTGGACTAACCACCACCAACTACGCCAACAGAACAGCACAAAATGAATACAACCCCTCCACAAACACCACCAACACCACACTATACACCAACCAGGCAAACGTGGGTTTAACTCAAACTGTTAATGGTGGAAGCAGTGCCACAGTTAATGTGGGAGACACTGTGACCATATTGGTTACCGCTACCAACAATGGACCGAACAGTGCCAGTAACATTAACATTAGCGAATTATTACCGGCAGGATTTACACCAGATTCCATAACAGCGGGAACTGGAAGCAGTTACTCTGGAGGAGTATGGGCCATATCTTCAATGGCCAATGGTGCAAACACAACTTTAACCATAACAGGTAAAGCAACTGCTGCCATGGCTGGTGTAACTGTTAATAACACTGTAAACCGGACCAGTCAGACTGAATACAACGGTTTACCAAGCAGCAACACTGCTACAATTTACACTAAACTTTCAGATCCAATACTTACCCAAACTGTAAACAACCAAGATACCGGCTCAGTAACCGTGAATGTTGGAGACACAGTTAAATACGTTGTTAATGCTTACTGCAGTGGACCAGATAATGCCACAAAAATCAACATTAAAGACGTGGTGCCTGCAGGATTAACTGATGTGACTGTAACTCCTTCAGTGGGAACTTACAACTCAACCACTGGAATCTGGACCATTGACTTCCTGGAAGTACACACCAGTGCTACTTTAACCATAATTGGTAAAGCTGGAATCAGCATAGCTGGCACCAACATAACCAATAATGCACTTGAAATTAACCAGACAGAATATAACCCTACACCAGGTAACAGTACCAGTATTCCAGTTTATACCAAACTGGCAGATGTTGCTCTCACCCAAACTGGTGGTTATCAGAGCGATTCAGTGACCTTCATTGTCACTGCTACTAACAATGGACCAGACAGTGCCACTAACATAAACATTAAGGACATGATACCATCCGGACTAACCTGTGTTACTGTAACTCCAAGTGTCGGAACTTATAATTCCACCACTGGAATCTGGACCATACCGGAATTATTGAGCGGTACATTTGCTACTCTGAATATAACTGGTACTGCAACACCAACAACTACTGTTACTAATACTGCCAACAAAACAAAACAAACGGAATATGATCCTAAAACTCTTGAAAACACAACATTAAGCGTTTATATTCCTAGTGTTAAAATGATCTTGTATCTGTATCCTGCATATTACGATACAAAAGCAGGGACTTATCAAACAAAATCAGACACTGGAAACTCACTTGTATACTGCATAGACCTTAGAAACAACGGGATTGACGACGCAACAGGAGTCATAGTCAAATTTGTTTTAGGAGATGGATATGAATTCATTGACTGTAACATGGAAAGTATGAACAGTCAAGGAATTAATAGTTTCAGTTACGACAATAGCACCCGAACTATAACATGGAACATTGGTTACATGCCCGCAAAAGGCATGTCATATCTAAAAGTATTCCTAAATGTAATTGGATCGACAACAACATCAAACTTAACAGTCAATGCCAGTATAAGCGGAGTAAAACAATATGACGTATATGACACACGCAAATCAGCAAATTACACAATAACCACACCCACATCCGCAGACATACAAGTAGAACAAACCCAAGAAACAAAAACAGACACAGAAAACAACACACATGTCACATACACAATAACCGTAACAAATAATGGACCAGACAACGCCACAGGAGTACAAATAACCGACATCCTGTCAACAAAATTAATAAACATAACCTATGCAATATCATATGACAATGGACAAACCTGGACCGAGAGCGACAAAGCATACAACTCAACAAATGGAATTTGGAACATAGGAAACCTTACCAACAATAACAAAGTCATCTTGAAAATCACAGCACTAGTAAATGGAACTGGAACAATCAAAAACACCGCAACACGAACAGCTATAAATGAAAAAGACTACAATTACGACAACAACGCACAAACATGCATTCTCACAGTTTCGGGGCAATATGATCCCAGTGTTAAGATGATCTTATATTTATATCCATCATATTACGATACAAAAGCAGGGACTTATCAAACAAAATCAGACACTGGAAACTCACTTGTATACTGCATAGACCTTAGAAACAACGGGATTGACGACGCAACAGGAGTCATAGTCAAATTTGTTTTAGGAGATGGATATGAATTCATTGACTGTAACATGGAAAGTATGAACAGTCAAGGAATTAATAGTTTCAGTTACGACAATAGCACCCGAACTATAACATGGAACATTGGTTACATGCCCGCAAAAGGCATGTCATATCTAAAAGTATTCCTAAATGTAATTGGATCGACAACAACATCAAACTTAACAGTCAATGCCAGTATAAGCGGAGTAAAACAATATGACGTATATGACACACGCAAATCAGCAAATTACACAATAACCACACCCACATCCGCAGACATACAAGTAGAACAAACCCAAGAAACAAAAACAGACACAGAAAACAACACACATGTCACATACACAATAACCGTAACAAATAATGGACCAGACAACGCCACAGGAGTACAAATAACCGACATCCTGTCAACAAAATTAATAAACATAACCTATGCAATATCATATGACAATGGACAAACCTGGACCGAGAGCGACAAAGCATACAACTCAACAAATGGAATTTGGAACATAGGAAACCTTACCAACAATAACAAAGTCATCTTGAAAATCACAGCACTAGTAAATGGAACTGGTGTCATTACTAATACTGCAACACGAACAGCTATAAATGAAAAAGACTACAATTATAACAATAATGCACAAACATGCATTATGACTATTTCCTAA
- a CDS encoding asparagine synthase-related protein: protein MLKKIYDSQGSLTNINSFSLIFHKHDERDEKTYIDSITNFVNTTPIFIYGDTINLLDDVDNILSHQEQPLMIPNIRIIWELYNKMEHQGIRVSLGGSGGDSIISFGHYYFRDLFISFKWKKLLKEIYYYSKTSNKKIFNIFLYNLVFVLIPLSIKKLVKKHQTIIPGPIVLNKKFSKQLNAEKCWENFSLDYFKANTAKKNHLHAIENANIYMLEMRDRASAVFSIEQRYPFLDKRLVEFCYSIPTEMKFKYGWNRYILRLAMEGILPEMNQWRTDKANLNSLYKENMLLEKNNLNKIFLSKNNLIEHYINYDKITEIYRNFINGIQVSDSPYSIWLIYQLYQWLKKEKLI from the coding sequence TTGCTAAAAAAAATATATGATTCACAAGGTTCTTTAACTAACATAAACTCCTTTTCACTAATCTTTCATAAACATGATGAAAGGGATGAAAAAACTTATATCGACAGTATCACTAATTTTGTTAATACTACTCCTATTTTCATTTATGGGGATACTATAAATCTTCTTGATGATGTTGATAATATTTTATCGCATCAAGAACAACCACTAATGATACCTAATATAAGAATTATTTGGGAACTTTATAATAAAATGGAACATCAAGGTATTCGAGTATCATTAGGAGGATCTGGTGGTGATTCAATTATTTCTTTTGGTCACTATTACTTTCGAGACTTATTTATAAGTTTCAAATGGAAAAAATTACTAAAAGAAATTTATTACTATTCTAAAACCTCAAATAAAAAAATATTCAATATTTTTTTATACAATTTAGTTTTTGTTTTAATTCCTCTATCAATCAAAAAATTAGTCAAAAAGCATCAAACTATTATTCCAGGACCTATTGTTTTGAATAAAAAATTTTCTAAACAGTTAAACGCTGAGAAATGTTGGGAAAATTTTTCCTTGGATTATTTCAAAGCAAATACTGCTAAAAAAAATCATCTTCATGCAATTGAAAATGCCAATATTTATATGCTTGAAATGCGCGATAGAGCATCAGCAGTTTTTTCTATTGAACAAAGATATCCTTTTTTGGATAAAAGATTAGTGGAATTTTGTTATTCCATTCCCACTGAAATGAAATTTAAGTATGGGTGGAACAGATATATACTAAGATTGGCCATGGAGGGTATATTGCCCGAAATGAATCAATGGAGAACAGATAAAGCAAATCTAAATTCTTTGTACAAAGAAAATATGTTATTAGAAAAGAATAATTTGAATAAAATTTTTCTTTCAAAAAATAACCTTATTGAACATTATATTAATTATGATAAAATTACAGAAATTTACAGAAACTTCATTAATGGAATACAAGTTTCAGATTCACCTTATTCAATATGGTTAATTTATCAGCTATATCAATGGTTAAAAAAAGAAAAATTAATTTAA